A single genomic interval of Christensenellaceae bacterium 44-20 harbors:
- a CDS encoding Ig-like domain-containing protein, with translation MKKTTAAVLFVFLFLSTIFANLPFAYAQDLQAGDDAAGDASSAPSAEPQPEASADAQPSAEQSAEPEPEPEEPSASPEPSAEPEEGEPSPSVSAEPEEPSPSASEEILFEHVPEIIIPKPRTMLYSNISGFPASYRDKLQALQNKYPNWVFIPVMTNLDWNTVIAEESKSNRCTIQQSANETLRDPAPGTYDPGWQKASKQADAYFIDPRNFLTEQRVYQFEQLSFNASVHTQGGVESVMAGTFMANKNISYYRSDGQQVQTDKRYSQAVLEAGYTSGLSPYYIVSKIKQEVGTSGTSGSISGRYPGYEGLYNYFNIGANDGDNNIANGLFYAKGGSANLTTYSRPWTDPMRAITGGAQNVAERFVNKGQDTVYFQRFNVKPGSSYSHYTHQYMTNVAGAAAEAYNTYTAYKGAGQLASAKSFLIPVYNNMPNPETGVTLKTAKHTGVVTSSGVNVRKGPATSYGSVGVQLTPSDKFQILGGYRNDLEYTSSFLTYPYWVKVRFSKNGQTYEGYIYSNYCQPDSERDLYIGDTYAISYTTGTSEKVYFESTNPKVVTVSDTGTVTAVSKGTATIRVYTSSGKRMDLTSVTVVGEAMPAPKVRFVQTRVRDGKFQHVFNWEHISGAAGYEVYTSLSENGNYTLAAKNATPDWENYVRNETEGVVRYYKVRAYRIANGKTYYGEFSAPACNIPSVEFRFTQDRERDGDYQYVLNWISLSRADGYEVYSSITENGPFTLAMQTADGKCENFVDGKQRKGIPKYYKVRPYELILGNKSYGPFTEVQMLGQATDTPEMLYIQVPDSSDRHNITWKPVSGAEGYEIHASSSANGTYSLVGSASGGNTKVYSNAASRSTVKYYKVRAYRVVDGVRRYSRFSQAKSNLPAAKVRFVQDRERNGDYQYVLNWEAVSGANGYEVYASYSANGPFALLAQSADAKWENYVDGGQVRGIPRYYKVRPYRNIQGVRVYGGFTAVQRAGTDQGLPTPKVRFFLTRERNGQFQHVLNWEAVSGASGYEIYRAASAGGSFTLAADLAGAGTENYVGAGSEDAACFYKVRAYWLRGGIKFYGGFSEVQQNLPSPSIRFGQDRERNGDYQYVLNWEAVSGAEGYQVYVSASPDGPFSLVMESGDGKCENFVDGRQVSGIPKYYKVRAYQMVNGSKSLGAFSKVQQIGKLQDLPAPKVRFFQARERNGQFQHVLNWESVSWASGYEVYRAQSADGPFTLAGQSADKNWENYVGAGSEDAVSYYKVRAYRMVGSVKQYSAFSEVQSNLSAPQFRFGQERVRGGDYQHVLNWEAVGGAEGYEVYCAEAENGPFALAMQTADGKCENFVSGGQKQGLPKYYKVRAYQMVNGSKSYGAFSKVQQIGTPIVPKVRFFLTRERNGQFQHVLNWEAVSGVEGYEVHSAESADGPFTLAMQTADGGCENYVCAQPDDAVRYYKVRAYWMQGGKKVYGEFSDVQHNLPAAEIRFGQDRERNGDYQYVLNWVANPQAAGYEVYRAASENGPFTLAMQTADSGCENYVEGGQTRGVAKYYKVRPYEMVNGSKSYGAFSKVQKIG, from the coding sequence TTGAAAAAAACGACTGCGGCAGTGCTTTTTGTCTTTTTATTTTTGAGCACTATTTTTGCAAATCTGCCCTTTGCCTATGCGCAGGATTTGCAGGCAGGAGATGATGCGGCCGGCGACGCGAGCTCTGCGCCCAGCGCTGAGCCGCAGCCAGAGGCCTCTGCGGATGCCCAGCCTTCTGCGGAGCAGAGCGCCGAGCCAGAGCCTGAGCCGGAGGAGCCCTCCGCTTCGCCGGAGCCCAGCGCTGAGCCGGAGGAGGGCGAGCCTTCGCCGTCTGTCTCGGCCGAGCCGGAAGAGCCGTCGCCTTCGGCAAGCGAGGAGATCCTCTTTGAGCATGTGCCGGAGATTATCATCCCAAAGCCGCGGACGATGCTGTATTCGAATATTTCCGGGTTCCCGGCCAGCTATCGGGATAAGCTTCAGGCGTTGCAGAATAAATACCCAAACTGGGTGTTTATCCCGGTGATGACGAATCTGGATTGGAACACAGTCATCGCAGAGGAATCCAAGAGCAACCGCTGTACCATCCAGCAATCGGCCAATGAGACGTTGAGAGACCCTGCGCCGGGCACTTACGATCCCGGCTGGCAGAAGGCCTCCAAGCAGGCGGACGCCTACTTCATCGATCCGCGCAATTTCCTGACCGAGCAGCGCGTCTATCAGTTTGAGCAGCTTTCCTTCAACGCCTCTGTGCATACCCAGGGCGGCGTAGAATCCGTCATGGCGGGTACGTTTATGGCCAATAAAAATATTTCCTATTATAGATCGGATGGCCAGCAGGTTCAGACGGACAAGCGCTATTCCCAGGCTGTTTTGGAGGCGGGCTATACCAGCGGGCTGAGCCCGTATTATATCGTCTCCAAAATCAAGCAGGAAGTGGGCACATCGGGCACGAGCGGCAGCATTTCGGGAAGATACCCGGGGTATGAAGGGCTTTATAACTACTTCAATATCGGCGCGAACGACGGAGACAACAATATCGCCAACGGCCTTTTCTATGCCAAAGGCGGCTCGGCCAACCTGACCACCTATAGCCGCCCCTGGACGGACCCCATGCGGGCCATCACCGGCGGCGCGCAGAACGTGGCCGAGCGGTTTGTCAATAAAGGGCAGGATACCGTCTATTTCCAGCGCTTCAACGTCAAGCCCGGCTCTTCCTATTCGCATTATACGCACCAGTATATGACCAACGTGGCCGGGGCGGCTGCCGAGGCATATAATACCTATACCGCCTATAAAGGCGCGGGGCAGCTGGCCTCTGCCAAGTCTTTCCTGATTCCGGTCTACAACAACATGCCGAATCCGGAAACAGGCGTTACGCTCAAAACAGCCAAGCATACGGGCGTGGTAACCTCTTCGGGCGTCAACGTGCGCAAGGGCCCGGCGACTTCTTACGGCTCGGTGGGCGTTCAGCTCACGCCCAGCGATAAATTCCAGATTTTAGGAGGATACCGCAACGACCTGGAATATACCTCCAGCTTTTTGACGTATCCCTACTGGGTGAAAGTCCGTTTCAGCAAAAACGGGCAGACGTACGAGGGCTATATTTACAGCAACTACTGCCAGCCGGATTCCGAGCGCGATCTCTATATCGGCGATACCTATGCGATCAGCTATACCACGGGTACCTCGGAAAAAGTCTATTTCGAATCCACAAACCCCAAGGTTGTGACGGTCAGCGATACGGGCACGGTAACGGCGGTGAGCAAGGGAACGGCAACGATCCGCGTCTATACCAGCAGCGGCAAACGCATGGATCTCACTTCGGTTACGGTCGTGGGCGAGGCGATGCCCGCGCCAAAGGTGCGGTTTGTGCAGACAAGAGTGCGGGATGGCAAATTCCAGCATGTGTTCAACTGGGAGCACATCAGCGGCGCGGCGGGCTATGAAGTTTATACTTCGCTGAGCGAGAACGGCAATTATACGCTGGCAGCGAAAAACGCGACTCCGGATTGGGAGAACTATGTCCGCAATGAGACGGAAGGCGTCGTCCGCTACTATAAAGTGCGGGCTTATCGAATCGCCAATGGGAAAACATACTACGGCGAGTTTTCAGCCCCCGCCTGCAATATCCCCTCGGTGGAATTCCGCTTTACGCAGGATAGAGAGCGGGATGGAGATTATCAGTATGTGCTCAACTGGATTTCGCTCTCCCGGGCAGATGGCTATGAAGTCTATTCCTCGATTACCGAAAACGGCCCGTTTACGCTGGCCATGCAGACAGCAGACGGAAAGTGCGAAAACTTTGTGGATGGAAAGCAGCGCAAAGGCATTCCCAAATACTATAAGGTGCGCCCATACGAGCTGATTTTGGGCAATAAATCCTATGGGCCGTTTACAGAGGTGCAGATGCTGGGCCAGGCGACGGATACGCCCGAGATGCTCTATATCCAGGTGCCGGACAGCTCGGATCGGCATAATATCACCTGGAAGCCTGTCTCAGGCGCAGAGGGCTACGAGATTCACGCCTCCTCCAGCGCGAATGGGACGTATAGCCTGGTGGGCAGTGCATCCGGCGGCAATACCAAGGTTTACAGCAATGCGGCCTCCCGCAGTACGGTGAAATACTATAAAGTGCGGGCTTACCGCGTGGTGGACGGCGTCCGCCGGTACAGCCGGTTTTCTCAGGCGAAGAGCAACCTGCCGGCGGCGAAGGTGCGGTTTGTGCAGGATCGGGAGCGGAACGGGGATTACCAGTATGTGCTCAACTGGGAAGCTGTTTCCGGCGCCAATGGCTATGAGGTCTACGCTTCCTACAGCGCCAACGGGCCCTTCGCGCTCTTGGCGCAGAGCGCAGATGCCAAGTGGGAAAACTATGTGGATGGCGGGCAGGTGCGCGGCATCCCGAGATACTATAAAGTGCGCCCCTATCGCAACATCCAGGGCGTGCGCGTCTACGGCGGGTTTACCGCTGTGCAGAGGGCGGGCACGGATCAGGGGCTGCCGACGCCAAAAGTGCGCTTTTTCCTGACCAGAGAGCGGAACGGCCAGTTCCAGCATGTGCTCAACTGGGAGGCAGTCTCGGGCGCATCGGGCTATGAGATTTACCGCGCGGCAAGCGCCGGCGGCTCGTTTACACTGGCCGCAGATCTCGCAGGCGCGGGCACCGAGAACTATGTGGGCGCCGGCAGTGAGGACGCGGCATGCTTCTATAAAGTGCGCGCCTATTGGCTGCGCGGCGGCATCAAATTCTACGGCGGTTTTTCCGAAGTGCAGCAAAATCTCCCGTCGCCGTCGATCCGGTTTGGCCAGGATCGGGAGCGCAACGGGGACTACCAGTATGTGCTCAACTGGGAGGCGGTTTCGGGCGCAGAGGGATATCAGGTCTATGTTTCCGCGAGCCCGGATGGCCCGTTCTCGCTTGTCATGGAGAGTGGCGATGGCAAGTGCGAGAACTTTGTGGATGGAAGGCAGGTCAGCGGCATTCCCAAATACTACAAAGTGCGCGCTTATCAGATGGTGAACGGCAGCAAGTCTCTTGGAGCGTTCAGCAAGGTTCAGCAGATCGGGAAACTGCAGGATCTGCCGGCGCCCAAGGTGCGCTTCTTCCAGGCCAGAGAGCGGAATGGGCAGTTCCAGCATGTGCTCAACTGGGAATCGGTGAGCTGGGCATCGGGATATGAGGTCTACCGCGCGCAGAGCGCCGATGGGCCATTTACCCTGGCGGGCCAAAGCGCGGATAAAAACTGGGAAAACTATGTGGGCGCCGGCAGTGAGGACGCAGTGAGCTACTATAAAGTGCGCGCCTACCGCATGGTGGGCAGCGTTAAGCAGTACAGCGCGTTTTCCGAGGTGCAATCCAATCTTTCGGCGCCGCAGTTCCGGTTTGGGCAGGAGCGAGTGCGGGGTGGAGACTATCAGCATGTGCTCAACTGGGAGGCAGTTGGCGGAGCGGAAGGCTACGAAGTATACTGCGCGGAAGCCGAAAACGGGCCGTTTGCGCTGGCTATGCAGACGGCAGACGGCAAGTGTGAAAACTTCGTCAGCGGCGGCCAGAAGCAGGGGCTTCCCAAATACTATAAAGTGCGCGCCTATCAGATGGTGAACGGCAGCAAGTCCTACGGCGCGTTCAGCAAGGTTCAGCAGATTGGGACGCCCATTGTGCCCAAGGTGCGCTTCTTCCTGACCAGAGAGCGGAATGGGCAGTTCCAGCATGTGCTCAACTGGGAGGCGGTTAGCGGAGTGGAGGGCTATGAGGTGCACAGCGCAGAGAGCGCCGATGGGCCGTTTACGCTGGCCATGCAGACGGCGGACGGCGGCTGCGAGAACTATGTATGCGCCCAGCCGGACGATGCAGTAAGATACTACAAAGTGCGTGCCTACTGGATGCAAGGCGGGAAAAAAGTCTACGGAGAATTTTCCGATGTCCAGCACAACCTCCCGGCGGCAGAGATTCGCTTTGGGCAGGATCGGGAGCGCAACGGAGACTATCAGTATGTGCTCAACTGGGTGGCAAACCCGCAGGCGGCCGGCTACGAGGTCTACCGCGCGGCATCTGAGAACGGGCCGTTTACGCTGGCCATGCAGACGGCGGATAGCGGCTGTGAGAACTATGTGGAGGGGGGCCAGACCCGCGGCGTTGCCAAGTACTACAAAGTGCGGCCGTATGAGATGGTCAATGGCAGCAAATCCTACGGCGCATTCAGCAAAGTACAGAAAATCGGATAA
- a CDS encoding manganese efflux pump: MQQLFSAVLLGIATNLDNLAIGLGIGLEGKKLPFLSNLVIAASSALASYFGCALAAVCAELGPWIKYLGGGLLVLLGLWPFFYQKKPGKEEKQMAKGEDGPRLGLGKTLVLAVTLALNCIPASFGAGMAGAYPWQMAAAVGAGSFLAVGAGCWAGRYTNARLSGDWLDKAAAILMVLLGVFELIMP, translated from the coding sequence ATGCAGCAATTATTTTCCGCAGTTCTGCTTGGAATTGCGACGAATCTGGATAATCTGGCCATTGGCCTTGGCATCGGGCTGGAAGGAAAAAAGCTTCCGTTTTTATCAAATTTGGTGATCGCCGCCAGCTCTGCCCTGGCCAGCTATTTTGGATGCGCGTTGGCGGCAGTTTGCGCGGAGCTTGGGCCGTGGATCAAATATTTGGGCGGCGGGCTGCTCGTTTTGCTGGGGCTCTGGCCGTTTTTTTATCAAAAAAAGCCGGGAAAAGAGGAGAAACAGATGGCCAAGGGCGAGGATGGCCCGCGCCTCGGCCTGGGAAAGACGCTGGTTTTGGCCGTAACGCTGGCGCTCAACTGCATCCCGGCTTCTTTTGGCGCGGGAATGGCAGGCGCATACCCCTGGCAGATGGCGGCGGCTGTGGGTGCGGGCAGTTTTTTGGCTGTGGGCGCGGGGTGCTGGGCCGGGCGGTATACCAATGCGCGGCTCTCCGGGGATTGGCTGGATAAAGCGGCGGCGATTCTCATGGTGCTGCTGGGTGTTTTCGAGCTGATAATGCCCTGA
- a CDS encoding RNA polymerase sigma factor — MDGLQERTLKAYQEHYDDLLRFALTVLKDEYAAQEVVQDLCIKILERDDLFSKVPEDRIRPYFIRAIHRSCLNRIKAEKPTVAMPEDMENLLPYEDPNLLDVGLRELYDQLTENWPEDVRKAFILHVVAKVPLKEIALSMGIKPNTLNQRIKRWRKKLDTSLLLFLLALTFLE; from the coding sequence ATGGATGGATTACAGGAGCGCACATTAAAAGCATATCAGGAACATTATGACGACTTGCTCAGATTTGCGCTTACGGTTTTAAAAGATGAATATGCGGCGCAAGAAGTTGTGCAGGATCTTTGCATTAAAATTTTAGAGAGGGACGATCTCTTCTCCAAAGTTCCAGAGGATCGCATCCGCCCCTATTTTATTCGGGCGATTCACCGCTCCTGCCTCAACCGCATCAAAGCAGAAAAGCCTACCGTCGCCATGCCGGAAGATATGGAAAACCTCTTGCCGTATGAAGATCCGAATCTGCTGGACGTCGGCCTGCGCGAGCTTTACGATCAGCTCACGGAAAATTGGCCGGAGGACGTCCGAAAAGCGTTTATTCTGCATGTCGTGGCAAAAGTTCCCTTAAAGGAAATCGCTCTTTCCATGGGCATCAAGCCCAATACGCTCAACCAGAGAATCAAGCGCTGGCGCAAGAAGCTGGATACCTCCCTTCTCCTCTTTTTATTGGCACTTACATTTTTGGAGTAA
- a CDS encoding helix-turn-helix transcriptional regulator, whose protein sequence is MAEKNSCKLIGENLKVLRKTLGITQMEAAERIDISVSGYREIERGNANPTLRTLELIAKGLDVPPLALLKNSMEEEKVQITRAIMLIALAVSKLSLPQRRQFLDQVNLLVTSLSEPEEYFQEADEAEEEKRGA, encoded by the coding sequence ATGGCAGAAAAGAATTCCTGCAAGCTGATTGGAGAAAATTTGAAGGTTTTGCGCAAAACGCTGGGCATCACGCAGATGGAAGCTGCGGAGCGGATCGATATCAGCGTCTCGGGGTATCGGGAGATTGAGCGCGGCAATGCAAACCCGACGCTGCGCACGCTGGAGCTCATCGCAAAGGGGCTGGATGTCCCGCCGCTGGCGCTGCTCAAAAACTCTATGGAAGAAGAGAAAGTGCAGATTACCCGCGCGATTATGCTGATCGCCCTGGCCGTCAGCAAACTCTCTTTGCCCCAGAGAAGGCAATTTTTGGATCAGGTCAATCTCCTGGTTACTTCACTTTCCGAGCCAGAGGAGTATTTTCAGGAGGCCGATGAAGCTGAAGAAGAGAAGCGCGGAGCGTAG
- a CDS encoding adenylate kinase — translation MKRAIVIGSPGAGKSTFARKLRDAAALPLYYLDMIWHKRDGSSISREQFARKLEEIMRGERWIIDGNYAHTLEMRLKACDTVFLLDYPLELCLAGAAARIGKKREDMPWVEQEFDEEFRQWILDFPQDQLPQIYDLLEQYQNGRDIFTFHSRGQAEDYLKTLCSQRPGEK, via the coding sequence ATGAAAAGAGCCATCGTCATCGGAAGCCCCGGGGCCGGCAAAAGCACGTTTGCCCGAAAACTGCGGGACGCGGCGGCCCTGCCGCTCTATTATCTGGATATGATCTGGCATAAGAGGGATGGCAGCAGCATTTCCCGGGAGCAGTTTGCCAGGAAGCTGGAAGAAATCATGCGCGGGGAGCGCTGGATCATCGACGGCAACTATGCGCATACGCTGGAAATGCGCCTAAAGGCCTGCGATACCGTCTTTCTGCTGGATTATCCGCTGGAGCTCTGCCTGGCCGGCGCGGCGGCGCGCATCGGCAAAAAGCGGGAGGATATGCCTTGGGTGGAGCAGGAGTTTGATGAAGAGTTCAGACAGTGGATTTTGGATTTCCCCCAAGACCAGCTTCCGCAGATTTACGATCTGCTGGAGCAGTATCAAAACGGCCGGGATATTTTTACCTTTCACTCCCGGGGGCAGGCGGAAGATTATCTGAAAACGCTGTGTTCCCAAAGGCCCGGTGAGAAGTAA
- a CDS encoding DUF4364 family protein, translated as MKTQKSNIAVNKLLILYILECAEYRVSDMRLILACGELALMDYFDLNSALHDLVENHLAEQSDSVNGAFYTISDIGKTTLDFFRKELLYSLRTKIEEYCQNHREDIRLDSQLYTDYMRISDEQYRVNLRLLENDITVFEVSFFAASKEEADRYCKKWRENALAVYAKTFETLLD; from the coding sequence ATGAAAACGCAAAAAAGCAACATTGCAGTGAATAAACTGCTGATTCTCTATATTTTGGAATGTGCCGAATACCGGGTTTCGGATATGCGGCTGATTCTGGCCTGCGGCGAGCTGGCCCTGATGGATTACTTCGATCTCAATTCCGCCCTGCACGATCTGGTGGAAAACCACCTGGCCGAGCAGAGCGATTCGGTCAACGGCGCGTTCTATACCATCTCGGATATCGGCAAAACCACGCTGGATTTCTTCCGCAAAGAACTGCTCTATTCCCTGCGCACCAAAATCGAGGAATACTGCCAAAATCACCGGGAAGATATCCGCCTGGATTCCCAGCTCTATACCGACTATATGCGCATTTCGGACGAGCAGTACCGCGTGAACCTGCGGCTGCTGGAAAACGACATCACAGTGTTCGAGGTCAGTTTCTTTGCGGCCAGCAAGGAGGAGGCGGATCGCTATTGCAAGAAATGGCGGGAAAACGCCCTGGCCGTTTATGCCAAAACCTTTGAAACCCTGCTGGATTAG
- a CDS encoding 4Fe-4S double cluster binding domain-containing protein produces the protein MLEQIRQRLRYEGADAVSAAYLKNFLPENLRHLPYGISVEIRLSRAIVAQIEHDRAPSHTYFHNYRTLNAMLDRCTFLAVSLLQSAGYQAIAVPASQTVDRERIAGLISHKLAAAEAGLGRIGRNALFISKDFGPAVRLATVLTDCPVCEARSFRQEGEGCGNCHACVSACPAGAISGREYEPGLPREEFFDAECCSKYMKKSFQMIGRGAVCGICMSVCQKIWEEKFQKNLEK, from the coding sequence ATGCTGGAGCAGATTCGCCAAAGACTGCGCTACGAAGGGGCAGATGCCGTGAGCGCGGCGTATCTAAAAAATTTTCTGCCGGAAAATTTGCGGCATTTGCCCTATGGCATTTCCGTGGAAATACGGCTTTCCCGGGCGATCGTCGCGCAGATTGAGCATGACAGAGCCCCCAGCCACACGTATTTTCACAACTACCGCACGCTCAACGCCATGCTGGATCGCTGCACATTTCTCGCCGTTTCGCTTCTGCAAAGCGCGGGATACCAGGCCATCGCCGTGCCTGCCTCGCAGACAGTGGATAGAGAGCGCATCGCCGGGCTCATCTCGCACAAGCTGGCGGCGGCAGAGGCCGGGCTGGGCCGCATTGGCCGCAACGCACTTTTTATCTCCAAGGATTTCGGGCCCGCCGTGCGCCTGGCGACGGTTCTGACGGACTGCCCCGTCTGCGAGGCGCGTTCCTTCCGGCAGGAAGGCGAGGGTTGCGGGAACTGCCATGCCTGCGTTTCGGCCTGCCCTGCCGGCGCCATTTCCGGCCGGGAATATGAGCCGGGGCTGCCGCGGGAGGAGTTTTTCGACGCCGAGTGCTGCAGTAAATATATGAAAAAAAGTTTTCAGATGATCGGCCGCGGGGCGGTCTGCGGCATCTGCATGTCGGTATGCCAAAAAATATGGGAGGAAAAATTTCAGAAAAACCTTGAAAAATAA
- a CDS encoding DUF3795 domain-containing protein: protein MKRELGIARCGLACCLCSENEHCRGCNSGDCPDKEWCENRSCSLEMGLEHCFSCKVDCKKGLLSKIKPYGFTVFAKRYGIEALLDCLERNEKKGILYHRQGILGDYDDFDDVEALIAFIQTGEH, encoded by the coding sequence ATGAAAAGAGAACTTGGAATCGCCCGGTGCGGGCTGGCCTGCTGCCTATGTTCTGAAAATGAACACTGCCGCGGCTGTAACTCCGGAGACTGCCCCGATAAAGAGTGGTGCGAAAACCGAAGCTGCTCATTGGAAATGGGATTGGAGCATTGCTTTTCCTGCAAGGTGGACTGCAAAAAAGGGCTTCTCTCAAAAATAAAACCCTATGGGTTTACTGTATTTGCAAAAAGATATGGTATTGAGGCGCTGCTGGACTGCCTCGAGCGCAACGAGAAAAAGGGGATTCTCTATCATCGGCAGGGTATTCTCGGCGATTACGATGATTTCGATGATGTTGAGGCGCTGATTGCGTTTATACAGACGGGCGAGCATTAA
- a CDS encoding Mur ligase family protein, which produces MRKIQVVGTNGKGSVCTYLANILTAAGYKTGLYTSPHVQKKEERIAIDGVQISRQEFDRLLGGREPEKHVFLRYTQACMQYFEEQGVEIAVLETGLGGRLDPVSRYKMDETVITTIDMDHMQVLGDTIEQIAMEKCATIGYQGYVVSMPQQPSVRKIIEVTSQLQNARLIFSDPEEIAWHEDGTFDYQEYTGLETKLLGKMQPLNAATAAIAARALSHVGIFITPEHVRQGIANTAIPARQQYLKEQDMLIDGAHNEGALRELQATLETRFADRKLVLLVAAMAEKDISVLSEIAQKRGAQVIATQVQDPRARSAKSLAALFPGGQAQPDLCAALELAQSKAKEQGALLVVAGSFYLAGEVLDRVGA; this is translated from the coding sequence ATGCGGAAAATTCAGGTTGTAGGGACGAATGGAAAAGGCTCCGTCTGCACATATCTCGCCAATATCCTAACGGCGGCGGGCTATAAGACCGGGCTGTATACCTCCCCGCATGTGCAGAAAAAAGAAGAGCGCATCGCCATCGACGGCGTGCAGATCTCCCGGCAGGAGTTCGATCGCCTGCTGGGCGGCCGGGAGCCGGAGAAGCATGTGTTTTTGCGCTATACGCAGGCTTGTATGCAGTATTTTGAGGAGCAGGGCGTGGAGATCGCCGTGCTGGAGACCGGGCTGGGCGGCCGGCTGGATCCCGTCAGCCGCTATAAAATGGATGAGACGGTCATCACCACCATCGATATGGATCATATGCAGGTGCTGGGGGATACCATCGAGCAGATCGCCATGGAAAAGTGCGCGACCATCGGCTATCAGGGCTATGTCGTCTCCATGCCCCAGCAGCCCAGCGTGCGCAAAATTATTGAAGTAACCAGCCAGCTGCAAAACGCCCGGCTCATCTTCTCGGATCCGGAGGAGATCGCCTGGCATGAGGACGGCACGTTCGATTACCAGGAATATACCGGCCTTGAGACCAAACTTCTGGGGAAGATGCAGCCGCTCAACGCGGCGACGGCGGCCATTGCCGCCCGGGCGCTCTCGCATGTGGGCATTTTCATCACGCCGGAGCATGTGCGCCAGGGCATTGCAAACACCGCGATTCCGGCGCGCCAGCAGTATCTGAAGGAGCAGGATATGCTCATCGACGGCGCGCACAACGAAGGCGCTCTGCGGGAACTGCAGGCGACGCTGGAGACGCGGTTTGCGGATAGAAAGCTGGTCTTGCTGGTTGCGGCCATGGCCGAAAAGGATATTTCGGTTTTGAGCGAAATCGCGCAAAAGCGCGGCGCGCAGGTGATTGCGACGCAGGTGCAAGACCCTCGGGCGCGCAGTGCGAAGAGTCTTGCGGCGCTCTTCCCGGGCGGCCAGGCTCAGCCGGATCTTTGTGCGGCGCTGGAGCTGGCGCAGAGCAAGGCGAAAGAGCAGGGCGCGTTGTTGGTTGTGGCCGGCTCGTTCTATCTGGCCGGCGAAGTGTTGGATCGGGTCGGCGCGTAG